The genomic region CGCGAGGAGATCATCCCTGTGCAGATTGTCGGGGGTGAAAGGGAGCCCTCTGCGGAGCAAAAGCCTGCAGAGGCCGCTGCAACCTACCTCGACCAACTGCGCCGTACGCAGGCGGACTTTATCAACTACAAGCGGCGGGTGGAGCGCGAGCGAGCCGATTTCGCCGCTGAGGGCCGGCGCGAGGTGCTCCGGGCCCTCTTGCCGGTGTTGGACGATTTCGACAGTGTGCTCGCCTACCATGGCCAGGAACAAGGGCCTGCAGCAATGGGTCTGCGCCAGGTTGCCGAGAAGCTGCGGCGAGTCCTTGCCGACAGCGGCCTGCAGCGCTTCGGGGAGGTCGGAGAGCGTTTCGATCCCGAATTGCACGAGGCTGTGGCGACCGAGCCGTGTTCTCCGGAGCTGGATGGGCTGCTCCTGGAGGTGTGGCAACCTGGGTACAGGGTAGATGGCAAGGTGTTGCGGGCCGCCAAGGTCAAGGTCGGGCGAGCAGCGCGTGAAGGTGAACTGTGACTATGCCTAAGCGGGATTACTACGAAATACTCGGAGTGAGCGAGAACGCTACCGCCGACGAGATCAAGAAGGCGTATCGGCGGCTGGCCAAGCAGTATCATCCCGATGCGAATCCCGGTAACAAGGCAGCGGAAGAAAAGTTCAAGGAGATCTCTGAGGCGCACGCGGTTCTCAGCGATCCGAAGAAGCGTGCGCAATACGACCAGATGCGGCGCTTGGGGGCGTTCGACGCTGCCGGCGCGCGGGGGTTCGAGGGCGCTGGCTTCGACTTTTCCGACCTGGCGAGCATTTTTGGTAGCGGCCGCCGCACGGGGGCGCGTCGCTTTTCGTTCGAGGATTTTGGAGGATTCGGAGGACTGGGCGATCTGCTCAGCCAATTCTTTGACCATAGCGACCTGTTCAGAGGTCGGGAAAGGGAAGAGTCCTCTGGCGACATCCAAGTGGAACTGGAAGTGGCACCAGAGGTGGCGCAGCAGGGTGGTAAGCAGAGTTTCAGCATAGAGAAAGATGAAAGGTGTTCCCATTGTGATGGCCGCGGCGGGGAGGATGCCGTAACCTGCCCAAACTGCCGCGGGACCGGGCACGTCGTCTCCAGTCAAGGGTTCTTTTCTGTGAGCCGGCCGTGCCCCAGATGCTTAGGGCGCGGTGTGGTGTTCAAGAGGGTGTGTCGCGCATGCGGTGGTCGCGGGGTGCAACGGGTGCGCAAGACCTATTCGGTGCGCATTCCGCCTGGTGCCTACGATGGCATGAAGCTGCGCCTCCGCGGCCAAGGCGAACCGAGCGGATCTGGCCGCGCCCAAGGTGATCTCATGGTCGTGCTCCGGGTGCGGGGTAAGGGCTTCTTTGATGTGCGTGGTACCGACGTCTACTGCGACGTGTACATCGACCGAAAGCATGCCGAACAAGGCACGCGCTTGCGCGTGCGCACCATTGATGGTCGCAAGGTGGAACTAAGAATCCCACCTGGCACGCAGGACGGGGCGGTGTTCCGCCTAAGCGGCCTTGGGCTAAAGAGCGACGGGCACCAGGGGAACCAATACGTGCGGGTGAAGGTCAAAGACTAAGCGCGCCCGACCCACCAGACTTGGGGCGCGATAAGCTGTGCACGGTGAAGCAGCGGAGGAAAAGGCTATGACGCGGAAGACCAGGGGAGTGCTGATTGGCGGCGTCATAATTGGCGTCATTGTTGGACTGCTGGTGGCAGCCAATTTCGATTGGACCAAACATGGTCTGGCCGAAGAAAAGACCTTGCAACCAGCAACAGCTGCCATTGACCAGGGACAGCCATTGAACCTCGACAGGCGGGCACTGGCAGACGCCATCAACGACCTGTACGTAGACATCGTCAACAAGGTGAGCCCGGCGGTGGTCACCATTATCAGCGAGAGCAAGGTGACGCGCCGCACACCGTTTGCCGAGTTCTTTGGGGACGAGTTCTTCCGGCGGTTTTTCGACTTCCCAGAGCAGCAAGAGGAGCTGGCGCAGGTGCTGGGCTCGGGCGTCGTAGTGCGACCCGAAGGGTACGTGCTCACCAACCACCATGTGGTGGCGGAGGCCGTCCAGGTGAAGGTGCTGCTGGGCAAGGACGAATACAAGGCCAAGGTCGTCGGCAGCGACCCGAAGACCGACGTGGCGGTGCTGCAGATCCAAGATGGGAAAAAGTTCGCTACGGTGCCGTTTGGCGACTCTGACAAACTGCGCATCGGGGAGGAGGTGCTGGCCTTTGGCACGCCGTTCAGCCCGCAGCTGGAACGCTCCGTCAGCAAAGGCATTGTCAGCGCCAAGGGGAGGGCGAACCTGCCCATCCAGGGGAGCGAGATCAAGTACTTTAACTTCATTCAGACCGATGCAGCCATCAACCCGGGGAATAGCGGTGGGCCCCTGGTGAACCTCTACGGCGAGCTGGTGGGCATCAACACCGCGATCGTCGGGCAGGCCAATGTGGGCATCGGCTTCGCCATCCCCATCAACACGGCAAAATGGGTCATGGAACAGCTTATCGAGAAAGGTGAAGTGACCCGTGGTTGGCTGGGCGTGTATATTCAGCCGGTGGATGCAGCCATGGCCAAGGCGCTGAAGATGGACTCCCCGCGCGGCGTGGTTGTCTCAGAGGTGGCCCAGGGGAGCCCCGCAGAGAAAGCTGGCATCAAGGAGGGTGACGTCATCCTTGCGGTGGATGACACGCCCGTGGACAACCCGGACCAGCTCTCCACGCGCATTGCGTCGACTGCCCCGGGCACGCAGGTTACTCTGACCGTCAATCGCAAGGGGAGTACTCGCCAGGTGTCGGTCAAGTTAGGTACGCTGCCGGAAGAAGGCAGCGTCAAGGTGCGTGGAGCGAAGAAATCCTCCACCAAATTGGGGTTCAGCGTCCAGGACCTGACCGACGAGCTGGCGGCGCGTTACGGGCTCAAAGGGCAAGAGGGCGTGGTGGTGACCGAGGTGGAGCGCGGCAGCATCGCGGCCCGCAGTGGATTGCGCCCGGGCCAACTGATTAAGGAGGCCAATCAGGTGCGCATACGCAACGTGCGTGAACTTCAGGAAGAACTGGACAACTTGAGCCCAGGGGACGTTCTTCTGCTGCGCATCTACTACCAGAACCGGCACCTGTTCATCTCCATACCGGTGCCCGAAGAGTGAACCACTACCATTCACCTGGGCGGACGAAGAGTTGAGGAAACGGAGGGAGCGAGCAGATGCCGACCTACGAGTATCGTTGTACACAGTGTGAGCATCAGTTTGAAGTCTTTCAGTCCATTAAGGATGAGCCTGTGAAGACGTGCCCGCGGTGCGGCGGCAGGGTGCGCCGTCTGATCGGCGGGGGGAATGGCCTGATTTTCAAAGGGAGCGGTTTCTACATCACCGATTACCGCAACAAGGGGCAGAGGTCGGGTGGCAAGGACGATTCAGGGAAAGGCGGGGGCTCGAGCTCGGGCAGTGACAACTCCGACT from Calditrichota bacterium harbors:
- a CDS encoding nucleotide exchange factor GrpE; the encoded protein is MVPSEEVTRISIDSEAQRSGDEAREEIIPVQIVGGEREPSAEQKPAEAAATYLDQLRRTQADFINYKRRVERERADFAAEGRREVLRALLPVLDDFDSVLAYHGQEQGPAAMGLRQVAEKLRRVLADSGLQRFGEVGERFDPELHEAVATEPCSPELDGLLLEVWQPGYRVDGKVLRAAKVKVGRAAREGEL
- a CDS encoding J domain-containing protein, with the protein product MPKRDYYEILGVSENATADEIKKAYRRLAKQYHPDANPGNKAAEEKFKEISEAHAVLSDPKKRAQYDQMRRLGAFDAAGARGFEGAGFDFSDLASIFGSGRRTGARRFSFEDFGGFGGLGDLLSQFFDHSDLFRGREREESSGDIQVELEVAPEVAQQGGKQSFSIEKDERCSHCDGRGGEDAVTCPNCRGTGHVVSSQGFFSVSRPCPRCLGRGVVFKRVCRACGGRGVQRVRKTYSVRIPPGAYDGMKLRLRGQGEPSGSGRAQGDLMVVLRVRGKGFFDVRGTDVYCDVYIDRKHAEQGTRLRVRTIDGRKVELRIPPGTQDGAVFRLSGLGLKSDGHQGNQYVRVKVKD
- a CDS encoding DegQ family serine endoprotease — protein: MTRKTRGVLIGGVIIGVIVGLLVAANFDWTKHGLAEEKTLQPATAAIDQGQPLNLDRRALADAINDLYVDIVNKVSPAVVTIISESKVTRRTPFAEFFGDEFFRRFFDFPEQQEELAQVLGSGVVVRPEGYVLTNHHVVAEAVQVKVLLGKDEYKAKVVGSDPKTDVAVLQIQDGKKFATVPFGDSDKLRIGEEVLAFGTPFSPQLERSVSKGIVSAKGRANLPIQGSEIKYFNFIQTDAAINPGNSGGPLVNLYGELVGINTAIVGQANVGIGFAIPINTAKWVMEQLIEKGEVTRGWLGVYIQPVDAAMAKALKMDSPRGVVVSEVAQGSPAEKAGIKEGDVILAVDDTPVDNPDQLSTRIASTAPGTQVTLTVNRKGSTRQVSVKLGTLPEEGSVKVRGAKKSSTKLGFSVQDLTDELAARYGLKGQEGVVVTEVERGSIAARSGLRPGQLIKEANQVRIRNVRELQEELDNLSPGDVLLLRIYYQNRHLFISIPVPEE
- a CDS encoding zinc ribbon domain-containing protein, yielding MPTYEYRCTQCEHQFEVFQSIKDEPVKTCPRCGGRVRRLIGGGNGLIFKGSGFYITDYRNKGQRSGGKDDSGKGGGSSSGSDNSD